One part of the Kryptolebias marmoratus isolate JLee-2015 linkage group LG13, ASM164957v2, whole genome shotgun sequence genome encodes these proteins:
- the dpf2 gene encoding zinc finger protein ubi-d4 isoform X1, which translates to MAAVVENVVKLLGEQYYRDALEQCHNYNARLCAERSVRMPFLDSQTGVAQSNCYIWMEKRHRGPGVAPGQLYTYPSRRWRKKRRSHPPEDPRLIFPPVKSEIDLGLKKDSLLSSDGSSLEALLKGDSLDKRAAADLRGSEEDSNQSDYTGSLNPASRIRKRILEPDDFLDDLDDEDYEEDTPKRRGKGKGKGRGVGSSRKKLDTAALEDRDKPYACDNTIKQKHISKSSERVCGKRYKNRPGLSYHYAHSHLAEEEGEEKEELEINEPAPPPPEEPKSKRSPKKGPDGLALPNNYCDFCLGDSKTNHKTGQSEELVSCSDCGRSGHPSCLQFTPVMMAAVKTYRWQCIECKCCNMCGTSENDDQLLFCDDCDRGYHMYCLNPPMSEPPEGSWSCHLCLDRLKDKASIYQNQPTS; encoded by the exons atgGCAGCTGTTGTTGAGAATGTTGTCAAACT GTTGGGTGAGCAGTACTACAGGGATGCCTTGGAGCAGTGTCACAACTACAACGCCCGGCTCTGCGCTGAGAGGAGCGTTCGAATGCCGTTCCTCGACTCTCAGACCGGCGTGGCTCAAAGCAACTGCTATATCTGGATGGAGAAGAGACACCGGGGACCAG GCGTAGCTCCAGGGCAGCTCTACACTTATCCGTccaggaggtggaggaagaaACGGAGATCTCATCCTCCAGAGGATCCGCGGCTCATCTTTCCTCCTGTCAAGTCAG AGATCGATTTGGGGCTGAAGAAGGACAGCCTGCTGTCATCGGATGGGAGCAGCTTGGAGGCCCTGCTGAAGGGGGACTCCTTGGACAAACGGGCGGCCGCGGACCTCCGGGGTTCTGAGGAGGATTCGAACCAGAGTGATTACACGGGAAGCCTGAACCCCGCTTCCCGCATCCGAAAG AGAATCCTGGAGCCAGACGACTTCCTGGATGACCTCGATGATGAGGACTATGAGGAAGACACACCCAAAAGAAGAGGCAAAGGGAAGGGGAAG GGCCGAGGAGTgggcagcagcaggaagaagctGGACACAGCAGCTCTGGAGGACAGAGACAAGCCCTACGCCTGTGACA ACACTATCAAACAAAAGCATATTTCAAAATCTTCTGAAAGAG TCTGTGGGAAGCGCTACAAGAACCGCCCAGGCCTGAGTTACCACTACGCCCACTCCCACCtggctgaggaggagggggaggagaaggaggagctggagatcAACGAGCCCGCCCCGCCGCCGCCCGAGGAGCCGAAGAGTAAGAGAT CTCCCAAAAAGGGTCCGGACGGTCTCGCCTTGCCCAACAATTACTGTGATTTCTGCCTGGGAGACTCCAAAACCAACCACAAGACGGGCCAATCAGAAGAGCTGGTGTCCTGCTCTGACTGTGGACGCTCAG GCCACCCCTCCTGCCTGCAGTTCACTCCCGTCATGATGGCGGCTGTGAAGACGTACCGCTGGCAGTGCATCGAGTGTAAATGCTGCAACATGTGTGGCACCTCGGAGAACGAT GATCAGCTCCTGTTCTGCGACGACTGCGACAGAGGCTATCACATGTACTGTCTCAACCCGCCCATGTCTGAACCTCCAGAAG GGAGCTGGAGCTGCCATCTATGTCTGGACCGTTTGAAAGACAAGGCGTCCATATACCAGAACCAGCCGACGTCGTGA
- the dpf2 gene encoding zinc finger protein ubi-d4 isoform X2 produces MAAVVENVVKLLGEQYYRDALEQCHNYNARLCAERSVRMPFLDSQTGVAQSNCYIWMEKRHRGPGVAPGQLYTYPSRRWRKKRRSHPPEDPRLIFPPVKSEIDLGLKKDSLLSSDGSSLEALLKGDSLDKRAAADLRGSEEDSNQSDYTGSLNPASRIRKRILEPDDFLDDLDDEDYEEDTPKRRGKGKGKGRGVGSSRKKLDTAALEDRDKPYACDNTIKQKHISKSSERVCGKRYKNRPGLSYHYAHSHLAEEEGEEKEELEINEPAPPPPEEPKTPKKGPDGLALPNNYCDFCLGDSKTNHKTGQSEELVSCSDCGRSGHPSCLQFTPVMMAAVKTYRWQCIECKCCNMCGTSENDDQLLFCDDCDRGYHMYCLNPPMSEPPEGSWSCHLCLDRLKDKASIYQNQPTS; encoded by the exons atgGCAGCTGTTGTTGAGAATGTTGTCAAACT GTTGGGTGAGCAGTACTACAGGGATGCCTTGGAGCAGTGTCACAACTACAACGCCCGGCTCTGCGCTGAGAGGAGCGTTCGAATGCCGTTCCTCGACTCTCAGACCGGCGTGGCTCAAAGCAACTGCTATATCTGGATGGAGAAGAGACACCGGGGACCAG GCGTAGCTCCAGGGCAGCTCTACACTTATCCGTccaggaggtggaggaagaaACGGAGATCTCATCCTCCAGAGGATCCGCGGCTCATCTTTCCTCCTGTCAAGTCAG AGATCGATTTGGGGCTGAAGAAGGACAGCCTGCTGTCATCGGATGGGAGCAGCTTGGAGGCCCTGCTGAAGGGGGACTCCTTGGACAAACGGGCGGCCGCGGACCTCCGGGGTTCTGAGGAGGATTCGAACCAGAGTGATTACACGGGAAGCCTGAACCCCGCTTCCCGCATCCGAAAG AGAATCCTGGAGCCAGACGACTTCCTGGATGACCTCGATGATGAGGACTATGAGGAAGACACACCCAAAAGAAGAGGCAAAGGGAAGGGGAAG GGCCGAGGAGTgggcagcagcaggaagaagctGGACACAGCAGCTCTGGAGGACAGAGACAAGCCCTACGCCTGTGACA ACACTATCAAACAAAAGCATATTTCAAAATCTTCTGAAAGAG TCTGTGGGAAGCGCTACAAGAACCGCCCAGGCCTGAGTTACCACTACGCCCACTCCCACCtggctgaggaggagggggaggagaaggaggagctggagatcAACGAGCCCGCCCCGCCGCCGCCCGAGGAGCCGAAGA CTCCCAAAAAGGGTCCGGACGGTCTCGCCTTGCCCAACAATTACTGTGATTTCTGCCTGGGAGACTCCAAAACCAACCACAAGACGGGCCAATCAGAAGAGCTGGTGTCCTGCTCTGACTGTGGACGCTCAG GCCACCCCTCCTGCCTGCAGTTCACTCCCGTCATGATGGCGGCTGTGAAGACGTACCGCTGGCAGTGCATCGAGTGTAAATGCTGCAACATGTGTGGCACCTCGGAGAACGAT GATCAGCTCCTGTTCTGCGACGACTGCGACAGAGGCTATCACATGTACTGTCTCAACCCGCCCATGTCTGAACCTCCAGAAG GGAGCTGGAGCTGCCATCTATGTCTGGACCGTTTGAAAGACAAGGCGTCCATATACCAGAACCAGCCGACGTCGTGA
- the dpf2 gene encoding zinc finger protein ubi-d4 isoform X4, giving the protein MAAVVENVVKLLGEQYYRDALEQCHNYNARLCAERSVRMPFLDSQTGVAQSNCYIWMEKRHRGPGVAPGQLYTYPSRRWRKKRRSHPPEDPRLIFPPVKSEIDLGLKKDSLLSSDGSSLEALLKGDSLDKRAAADLRGSEEDSNQSDYTGSLNPASRIRKRILEPDDFLDDLDDEDYEEDTPKRRGKGKGKGRGVGSSRKKLDTAALEDRDKPYACDICGKRYKNRPGLSYHYAHSHLAEEEGEEKEELEINEPAPPPPEEPKSKRSPKKGPDGLALPNNYCDFCLGDSKTNHKTGQSEELVSCSDCGRSGHPSCLQFTPVMMAAVKTYRWQCIECKCCNMCGTSENDDQLLFCDDCDRGYHMYCLNPPMSEPPEGSWSCHLCLDRLKDKASIYQNQPTS; this is encoded by the exons atgGCAGCTGTTGTTGAGAATGTTGTCAAACT GTTGGGTGAGCAGTACTACAGGGATGCCTTGGAGCAGTGTCACAACTACAACGCCCGGCTCTGCGCTGAGAGGAGCGTTCGAATGCCGTTCCTCGACTCTCAGACCGGCGTGGCTCAAAGCAACTGCTATATCTGGATGGAGAAGAGACACCGGGGACCAG GCGTAGCTCCAGGGCAGCTCTACACTTATCCGTccaggaggtggaggaagaaACGGAGATCTCATCCTCCAGAGGATCCGCGGCTCATCTTTCCTCCTGTCAAGTCAG AGATCGATTTGGGGCTGAAGAAGGACAGCCTGCTGTCATCGGATGGGAGCAGCTTGGAGGCCCTGCTGAAGGGGGACTCCTTGGACAAACGGGCGGCCGCGGACCTCCGGGGTTCTGAGGAGGATTCGAACCAGAGTGATTACACGGGAAGCCTGAACCCCGCTTCCCGCATCCGAAAG AGAATCCTGGAGCCAGACGACTTCCTGGATGACCTCGATGATGAGGACTATGAGGAAGACACACCCAAAAGAAGAGGCAAAGGGAAGGGGAAG GGCCGAGGAGTgggcagcagcaggaagaagctGGACACAGCAGCTCTGGAGGACAGAGACAAGCCCTACGCCTGTGACA TCTGTGGGAAGCGCTACAAGAACCGCCCAGGCCTGAGTTACCACTACGCCCACTCCCACCtggctgaggaggagggggaggagaaggaggagctggagatcAACGAGCCCGCCCCGCCGCCGCCCGAGGAGCCGAAGAGTAAGAGAT CTCCCAAAAAGGGTCCGGACGGTCTCGCCTTGCCCAACAATTACTGTGATTTCTGCCTGGGAGACTCCAAAACCAACCACAAGACGGGCCAATCAGAAGAGCTGGTGTCCTGCTCTGACTGTGGACGCTCAG GCCACCCCTCCTGCCTGCAGTTCACTCCCGTCATGATGGCGGCTGTGAAGACGTACCGCTGGCAGTGCATCGAGTGTAAATGCTGCAACATGTGTGGCACCTCGGAGAACGAT GATCAGCTCCTGTTCTGCGACGACTGCGACAGAGGCTATCACATGTACTGTCTCAACCCGCCCATGTCTGAACCTCCAGAAG GGAGCTGGAGCTGCCATCTATGTCTGGACCGTTTGAAAGACAAGGCGTCCATATACCAGAACCAGCCGACGTCGTGA
- the dpf2 gene encoding zinc finger protein ubi-d4 isoform X5, with protein MAAVVENVVKLLGEQYYRDALEQCHNYNARLCAERSVRMPFLDSQTGVAQSNCYIWMEKRHRGPGVAPGQLYTYPSRRWRKKRRSHPPEDPRLIFPPVKSEIDLGLKKDSLLSSDGSSLEALLKGDSLDKRAAADLRGSEEDSNQSDYTGSLNPASRIRKRILEPDDFLDDLDDEDYEEDTPKRRGKGKGKGRGVGSSRKKLDTAALEDRDKPYACDICGKRYKNRPGLSYHYAHSHLAEEEGEEKEELEINEPAPPPPEEPKTPKKGPDGLALPNNYCDFCLGDSKTNHKTGQSEELVSCSDCGRSGHPSCLQFTPVMMAAVKTYRWQCIECKCCNMCGTSENDDQLLFCDDCDRGYHMYCLNPPMSEPPEGSWSCHLCLDRLKDKASIYQNQPTS; from the exons atgGCAGCTGTTGTTGAGAATGTTGTCAAACT GTTGGGTGAGCAGTACTACAGGGATGCCTTGGAGCAGTGTCACAACTACAACGCCCGGCTCTGCGCTGAGAGGAGCGTTCGAATGCCGTTCCTCGACTCTCAGACCGGCGTGGCTCAAAGCAACTGCTATATCTGGATGGAGAAGAGACACCGGGGACCAG GCGTAGCTCCAGGGCAGCTCTACACTTATCCGTccaggaggtggaggaagaaACGGAGATCTCATCCTCCAGAGGATCCGCGGCTCATCTTTCCTCCTGTCAAGTCAG AGATCGATTTGGGGCTGAAGAAGGACAGCCTGCTGTCATCGGATGGGAGCAGCTTGGAGGCCCTGCTGAAGGGGGACTCCTTGGACAAACGGGCGGCCGCGGACCTCCGGGGTTCTGAGGAGGATTCGAACCAGAGTGATTACACGGGAAGCCTGAACCCCGCTTCCCGCATCCGAAAG AGAATCCTGGAGCCAGACGACTTCCTGGATGACCTCGATGATGAGGACTATGAGGAAGACACACCCAAAAGAAGAGGCAAAGGGAAGGGGAAG GGCCGAGGAGTgggcagcagcaggaagaagctGGACACAGCAGCTCTGGAGGACAGAGACAAGCCCTACGCCTGTGACA TCTGTGGGAAGCGCTACAAGAACCGCCCAGGCCTGAGTTACCACTACGCCCACTCCCACCtggctgaggaggagggggaggagaaggaggagctggagatcAACGAGCCCGCCCCGCCGCCGCCCGAGGAGCCGAAGA CTCCCAAAAAGGGTCCGGACGGTCTCGCCTTGCCCAACAATTACTGTGATTTCTGCCTGGGAGACTCCAAAACCAACCACAAGACGGGCCAATCAGAAGAGCTGGTGTCCTGCTCTGACTGTGGACGCTCAG GCCACCCCTCCTGCCTGCAGTTCACTCCCGTCATGATGGCGGCTGTGAAGACGTACCGCTGGCAGTGCATCGAGTGTAAATGCTGCAACATGTGTGGCACCTCGGAGAACGAT GATCAGCTCCTGTTCTGCGACGACTGCGACAGAGGCTATCACATGTACTGTCTCAACCCGCCCATGTCTGAACCTCCAGAAG GGAGCTGGAGCTGCCATCTATGTCTGGACCGTTTGAAAGACAAGGCGTCCATATACCAGAACCAGCCGACGTCGTGA
- the dpf2 gene encoding zinc finger protein ubi-d4 isoform X3, whose translation MEVLGEQYYRDALEQCHNYNARLCAERSVRMPFLDSQTGVAQSNCYIWMEKRHRGPGVAPGQLYTYPSRRWRKKRRSHPPEDPRLIFPPVKSEIDLGLKKDSLLSSDGSSLEALLKGDSLDKRAAADLRGSEEDSNQSDYTGSLNPASRIRKRILEPDDFLDDLDDEDYEEDTPKRRGKGKGKGRGVGSSRKKLDTAALEDRDKPYACDNTIKQKHISKSSERVCGKRYKNRPGLSYHYAHSHLAEEEGEEKEELEINEPAPPPPEEPKSKRSPKKGPDGLALPNNYCDFCLGDSKTNHKTGQSEELVSCSDCGRSGHPSCLQFTPVMMAAVKTYRWQCIECKCCNMCGTSENDDQLLFCDDCDRGYHMYCLNPPMSEPPEGSWSCHLCLDRLKDKASIYQNQPTS comes from the exons ATGGAAGT GTTGGGTGAGCAGTACTACAGGGATGCCTTGGAGCAGTGTCACAACTACAACGCCCGGCTCTGCGCTGAGAGGAGCGTTCGAATGCCGTTCCTCGACTCTCAGACCGGCGTGGCTCAAAGCAACTGCTATATCTGGATGGAGAAGAGACACCGGGGACCAG GCGTAGCTCCAGGGCAGCTCTACACTTATCCGTccaggaggtggaggaagaaACGGAGATCTCATCCTCCAGAGGATCCGCGGCTCATCTTTCCTCCTGTCAAGTCAG AGATCGATTTGGGGCTGAAGAAGGACAGCCTGCTGTCATCGGATGGGAGCAGCTTGGAGGCCCTGCTGAAGGGGGACTCCTTGGACAAACGGGCGGCCGCGGACCTCCGGGGTTCTGAGGAGGATTCGAACCAGAGTGATTACACGGGAAGCCTGAACCCCGCTTCCCGCATCCGAAAG AGAATCCTGGAGCCAGACGACTTCCTGGATGACCTCGATGATGAGGACTATGAGGAAGACACACCCAAAAGAAGAGGCAAAGGGAAGGGGAAG GGCCGAGGAGTgggcagcagcaggaagaagctGGACACAGCAGCTCTGGAGGACAGAGACAAGCCCTACGCCTGTGACA ACACTATCAAACAAAAGCATATTTCAAAATCTTCTGAAAGAG TCTGTGGGAAGCGCTACAAGAACCGCCCAGGCCTGAGTTACCACTACGCCCACTCCCACCtggctgaggaggagggggaggagaaggaggagctggagatcAACGAGCCCGCCCCGCCGCCGCCCGAGGAGCCGAAGAGTAAGAGAT CTCCCAAAAAGGGTCCGGACGGTCTCGCCTTGCCCAACAATTACTGTGATTTCTGCCTGGGAGACTCCAAAACCAACCACAAGACGGGCCAATCAGAAGAGCTGGTGTCCTGCTCTGACTGTGGACGCTCAG GCCACCCCTCCTGCCTGCAGTTCACTCCCGTCATGATGGCGGCTGTGAAGACGTACCGCTGGCAGTGCATCGAGTGTAAATGCTGCAACATGTGTGGCACCTCGGAGAACGAT GATCAGCTCCTGTTCTGCGACGACTGCGACAGAGGCTATCACATGTACTGTCTCAACCCGCCCATGTCTGAACCTCCAGAAG GGAGCTGGAGCTGCCATCTATGTCTGGACCGTTTGAAAGACAAGGCGTCCATATACCAGAACCAGCCGACGTCGTGA
- the LOC108245205 gene encoding sodium/potassium/calcium exchanger 3 — translation MKAAAARHRRPFQRFCCCGVGLVAVIWLSQVIQAPETESAGLQPGVNGGLLRWTRRLMQEKSDNQSLDEPRAAIHEFPEDIFTKEQRKHGAVLLHALCAIYMFYALAIVCDDYFVPSLEKISENLQLSEDVAGATFMAAGSSAPELFTSLIGVFITKGDVGVGTIVGSAVFNILVIIGLSGIFAGQTVVLTWWSLFRDSCFYILSVLALIMVIYDDRVFWWESLILMTMYGIYILIMKFNSQISVFVMRQFRSGRQCCRWSEGSQENKMADEAAPCNTSMVLLNKGQGHGQEPPPVIMVDELLILNPHKLSFSEAGLRIMITPHFSPRTRLSMAGRMVISERQRLIRSSKHQRDGEAAPASRKASASNSLKRTGSCSLENGGGRPGIRDEESGNKPGAEASRPEEEEEDEDGVFSPVRMPGSCSARVRWVITWPLGILLYCTVPNCILPRWHRWFMVTFVASTLWIAVFSYLMVWMVTIISFTLDIPDYIMGITFLAAGTSVPDCMASLIVARQGMGDMAVSNSIGSNIFDILLGLGFPWALRTLVVDHGSIISINNKGLVYSVILLLASVFLTVLSVHLNHWRLDRRLGLGLMFLYAIFLLCSILFGQM, via the exons AGACGGAGTCCGCTGGGCTCCAGCCAGGCGTAAACGGAGGTCTGCTGCGATGGACGCGCAGGTTGATGCAGGAGAAGTCCGACAACCAGAGCCTGGACGAGCCTCGAGCAG CCATCCATGAGTTTCCAGAGGACATTTTCACCAAGGAGCAGAGGAAACACGGGGCTGTGCTGCTGCACGCTCTCTGT GCCATCTACATGTTCTACGCTCTGGCCATCGTCTGTGACGACTACTTTGTTCCTTCCCTGGAGAAAATATCTGAG aacctgcagctcagtgaggATGTGGCCGGGGCGACGTTCATGGCTGCAGGAAGCTCCGCCCCGGAGCTCTTCACCTCTCTTATCG GCGTCTTCATCACTAAAGGTGACGTCGGGGTCGGCACAATCGTGGGCTCTGCTGTCTTCAACATCCTGGTCATCATCGGGCTGAGCGGGATCTTTGCAGGACAG ACAGTGGTTCTGACGTGGTGGTCTCTGTTCAGAGATTCCTGTTTCTACATCCTGTCCGTACTGGCACTCATCATG GTTATCTATGATGACAGAGTTTTCTG GTGGGAGTCCCTGATCCTCATGACCATGTATGGGATCTACATTTTAATCATGAA GTTCAACTCTCAGATTTCAGTGTTTGTGATGCGTCAGTTTAGGAGCGGCAGGCAGTGCTGCCGCTGGTCAGAGGGGAGTCAAGAGAACAAGATGGCAGACGAGGCCGCGCCTTGTAACACCTCCATGGTGCTTCTCAACAAAG GGCAAGGCCATGGTCAGGAGCCCCCCCCAGTCATCATGGTGGACGAGCTACTCATCCTCAACCCCCACAAGCTGTCCTTCTCAGAGGCCGGCCTGCGGATTATGATCACCCCCCACTTCTCGCCCCGCACCAGGCTCTCCATGGCAGGACGCATGGTCATCAGCGAG AGGCAGAGGCTGATCAGGAGTTCCAAACACCAGCGGGACGGCGAGGCCGCTCCGGCCTCAAGGAAGGCGTCAGCCAGCAACAGCCTGAAGAGGACGGGCTCCTGCAGTCTGGAGAACGGAGGCGGGAGACCTGGGATAAGAGACGAGGAGTCGGGAAACAAGCCGGGGGCTGAGGCGAGCCggccagaggaggaagaggaggatgaagatgggGTTTTTAGTCCGGTGCGCATGCCAG GCAGCTGCTCTGCTCGGGTGAGGTGGGTGATCACCTGGCCTCTGGGCATCCTGCTCTACTGCACCGTGCCTAACTGCATCCTGCCACGTTGGCACCGCTGGTTCATGGTCACCTTCGTGGCCTCCACCCTGTGGATCGCTGTCTTCTCCTACCTCATGGTGTGGATG gtCACCATCATCAGCTTTACATTAGACATCCCAGACTACATCATGGGTATAACCTTCCTGGCAGCAGGAACCAGTGTACCAGACTGCATGGCGAGCCTGATTGTAGCTcgacaag GCATGGGGGACATGGCAGTGTCTAACTCCATAGGCAGCAACATCTTTGACATCCTGCTGGGTTTGGGCTTCCCCTGGGCTCTGCGTACCCTTGTGGTGGACCATGGATCTATA atCTCCATAAATAATAAAGGACTTGTATATTCTGTCATCCTGCTGCTGGCGTCAGTGTTTTTGACT GTGTTGAGTGTTCATCTAAACCACTGGAGGCTGGACCGCCGGCTGGGTCTGGGTCTGATGTTTCTCTATGCTATTTTCCTTCTCTGCTCCATCCTTTTTGGACAGATGTAA